The DNA segment GACCGGCAATGGTGCGACGTTCCTTGATTTCGAGATGGAGCGCGGCGCCGACGGCGCCATGACCGGCTACGCCTTCCCGGAAATGCTGATCGACGTCGTTCGCCTGTCGAAGGAAGGCAAGCGCGATGCCGCGCACGATCTGTTCGACGCGCATCTGCCGCTAATCCGTTACGAGCAGCAGCCGGCGATCGGGCTGGCGGTGCGCAAGCACGTGCTGCAAAAGCGCGGCATCATTGCCTCCAGCGCGCAGCGCAAGCCGGGTTCGAGCATTTCGGCGATCGCCAAGTCGGAAGTGGACTATCTGCTGTCGCGCGTCGCACGCGTCGATCGCCGGGCACACTTGCAGCCGCAATCGAGCGCCGCGGGCTGAACTCGTGACTGAAGTTGCCGCCGCGCGTCCGGCCTCGACCATCCTCCTCTTGCGCGATGGTCTTCAAGGAGAAATCGAGGTCTTCATGATGGTGCGCCATCATGAGATCGAGTTCTCGTCCGGCGCGCTGGTATTTCCCGGCGGTGGCGTCGATGCCGGAGATCGCGAGATCATCGCGCGGTCCGAACTTTACGCGGGCGGTGAGGGCTGTGACGCCGATGGCTTGAGTTTCCGGATCGCGGCGATCCGCGAGACATTTGAGGAAAGCGGCATTCTGTTGGCGCGCCCGCGTGGGTCGAAAGATCTGGTCGAAGCGAAGCTGGCCGCCGACATCGCGGCGCGCTACCGCACGGCGGTAGCCGAGCGCAAGACCACGTTTCTCGATGTACTGGGCGAAAGCGGCATGGTGCTCGCGCTCGACGAACTCGTGCCGTATGCGCGCTGGATCACGCCGGAAGCCATGCCGAAGCGGTACGACACCTGGTTCTTCCTAGCGGCTGCGCCGCCGGATCAGCTCGGTGCGCATGACGGCCGCGAATCCACCGACTCGCTCTGGCTGTCGCCGCGCGAGGCGGTCGCGGGCGGCGAAAGCGGACGGTTCAAGCTGCCGTTTCCGACCACGCGCAACCTGATCAAGCTCGGCAAACAGCCTGACGTGAGGGCGGCGATCGCGGATGCGAAGAAGAACTCGGTGGTCACGGTCATGCCGGTGCTGACGCGCCTGAACGGCAGCCGTCAGCTCCGCATCCCGCTTGAAGCCGGCTACGACGGCGAATTGTTCGAGATGTGAGCAGGTGAGTGCGTCGCTCTCACAATTCGACTGGTAACGAAGCATTGCTGCGCTCTCTCCGGTTATGGCTTTGCTCCGACATCAAACGGAGCTTTTGCCGTGACCGAGGCGTCGAACGTAGAGACGACAACGATCAAGAAGGGCGCGCGCGAGGCGGCGCTTGGGTTCGAACTGGCGCTGCTGCTATTGCTGGCAACGCTCTGGGGCGGCTCGTACACCTTCATCAAGCTCGGCGTCGCGACCATTCCGCCGATCACGCTGATTGCGGGGCGGACGCTGATCGCGGGGCTGCTGCTGCTCATCATCATGCGCTGGCGCAGGGTTCGGTTGCCGGCGGATGGTCCGACCTGGCGGCGCTTCCTGTTCCAGGCCTGCCTCAACAGCGTCATTCCGTGGACGCTGATTGCCTGGGCCGAGCGCTCCGTCGATGCGGGGCTGGCGACCATCCTCAATTCGACCTCGCCGATCTTCACATTTTTCCTGACGATCGCGATCGCCCATCAGGACAGGCCGACCTTCCGCAAGCTGTTTGGCGTGGTCGCGGGCATGGCGGGGATCTGCCTGATCATCGGCACGCAGGCGCTGCATGGTCTTGGCGAGCAACTCGTGGCGCAGATCGCCATTGTGACGGCGACCGTATGCTACGCCGGCGGCGCGGTGTTCAGCCGCGGCTTCAAGGGGCTTGACCCGATGGCGCCCGCCGCAGGCTCCCTGCTGTGCGGCGCGGCAGTCCTTTTGCCGGTCAGTCTGATCGTCGAGCGGCCGTGGACCATCGTGCCGTCGACCACGTCGGTGCTGGCGCTATTGGGACTGGCCATATTTTCCACCGCCATCGCCTTCGTGATCTACTTCCGCCTGATCCAGACCTTGGGCTCCGTGGGCACCACCGCTCAGGCTTATCTGCGCGTTCCGATCGGCGTGGCGCTTGGCGTGCTGTTGCTCGGGGAGACCCTGTCGCCGAACGCCTGGATCGGGCTCGCATGCGTGGTGATCGGTGTCGCCGCGATGACCATCCCCGCGCGAAAGCCGGCCGGTTCCGCCTGAGGCCAAGCTTGCCCGGTAGGGCGATTGCCGGCATCCTGACCGCAAGCGGCAGCTTTCAATGCCGCGGGCAGGGCAGGACGCGCGATGAGGAAGCGCCTCGGCGCAATGATGGCGGCTTGGCTGTTGGCCGCGGTCTGCTGCGCCACGGCGAGCGCGCAGGAGAATTTTCCGAACCGGCCGATCCGCCTGATCAACCCCTATTCGGTCGGCAGCGTCGCCGATGTGTTCGGCCGCATCGTCACCCAGCATATGGCGGAGCAATGGAAAGCCTCCATCATTGTGGAATCGAAATCCGGCGCCAACGGATCGATCGCCGCCGAAGATGTCGCCCGCGCCGAAGGCGATGGATACACGTGGTTGTTGGTAACTACGTTTTTCACGACCAGCCCGTCGCTCAACCTGGTGATGCGCTGGGATCCGGTGCGCGATTTCACGCCGATCGGAATGATCTGTCAGGCGCCGAACGTCTTCATCGTTCCCTCGTCCTTAGCCGTGAAGAACGTCGCGGAGTTCATCGCGCTTGCCAAGTCGAAGCCGGGGGTTCTGAACTACGGCCATCCCGGCAAGGGGTCGACCGGCCATCTCGGTTTTGAGCTGTTCAAGCGGCTGGCGGGGATCGAGGTCAATCCGATCGGCTATCGCGGTTATCCGCAAATGACAGCCGACATCGCCGGCGGTCTGCTCAATTCGTCGTTTTTCTCGACCAACCAGGCGCTGGCGCTGACGCAAACCGGCAATATCCGGATCATCGCCTCGATCGGCGGCGGCCGCTCGAAGTATTTTCCGGACGTGCCGACGATGGCCGAGCAGGGGTTTGCCGAAGCGCAGGTGACGCCCTGGTTTGGCATTGTAGTACCGTCAAAAACCCCAGCATGGATCATTGCCAAGATCAGTCAGGCGTTGGAGGCGGCGGTGGCCGCGCCTGACGTGCGCGAGAAGCTCGATTTGGCGGGTTGTTCGGCGAAAAGCGCGCCGCTTAGCGAATTTGCGGCCGTGATCAAGTCCGACATCGCCCTGTGGGCCAAGGTCGTGAAGGACGCCGGCATTCCAGCGGACTAAATCCTTGCGGGAAGTGTGAAGTAGCCGGTTTTCCCCGGGGGCTAAAATCGTCGTATAATGCGGTATTTAGCCGGCCATGCTGCCGCTACTTAAGAGCCTTTGCTTCTATGTTCAGACGTACAAAGTCGGTTTCGTTTTCGATCGGGCAGCTGACCTTCGGCAGTTTCGCGTTGTTGCTCGCCATGATCGCGATGACCAGCATCGCCAGCGTCGTCGCTATCCGCCACATCGATGCGACCTTCGCCGAATTGCAACACCTGCAAAGCCTGGGCGAAGCCGCCGAGGAGATCGACCGCCGGACCAAGGAATTGCGGCTGGCGGCGCGTGATTTCGTCACCGATCCGGCGGCGTCCGGCCGTGTCAAGGAGGCGGCGACGTCGCTGAGCACGCTGTTGAAGAACACGCGGCTTCAGCTCGCGCCCGAGCAGCGCGAGATGATCGACGGCGTCTCGCAGCGCCTTGTCAACTATGAGGAGGGTATCGAGCGGATCACCGCCTTGATTTCCCGCCGCGCAGAACTTGTTTTGGCGTTGCCGCCGGTGCGGGGTCGGTTCGAGCAGGCGATTTCGGATATTCCGGATCGGGCGGTCGCACGCCAGCTGTTTCGCGCGCAAAACCAGGTCACGGCAGCGCTGTTGGCGCACGATCCGGCCGCAACGGAGCAGTCGGCGCGCCTCATGAAGTCGGTCGTCATCGACGATCCCACGCTTCGGGGCGCGACCGATGCCTACGCCGACGCCGTCCTTTCGATTTCCAGCACCGAAGGCCAGATCGCCCGGCTCGACCGAGAGGTGCTCGGCACCGAAGGGCAGATGATCAGCCGGGTCACCGATCTGTTGCGCGATCTCGGCGACCGGCGAGGGCGGGTGCTGGCGCGTGACTTCGCCCGCACGCTCGCGAGCGACAAATGGCAAAGCATTTTGCTCGGGTTCGCCGGCGTGTTGATTGGCCTCGCGGCCGCCTTGTTCGTGGTGCGGCAAACCGTTCGTCCGCTCAAGGCAATTGCGACCGCGATCCGCGCGCTCGCCGGCGGCGAGAAGGATACGTCCATTCCCGCGACCGAAGTAAAGAACGAGATCGGCGACATCGCACGCGCCGCCGAAGTATTCCGCCGCTCGCTGGTCGATGCGGACGCGGCACGCGAAGCGGCGATCCGCGCGCTCGCCGAGCAGCGCCTTGCCGAGGAAAGCTATCGCAAGCTGTTCGAAGGCTCGGTCGAAGGAATCTACGTGACGACGCCGGGCGGAGAGATTCTCAACGCCAACCCGTCGCTGGCTCGGATGATGGGCTATGGCTCGCCGGAAGCGCTCATTCGCGGCATCAGCGACATTTCCCACGGTGTCTACCTCGATGCGCGCGCGCGCCAGCAATATCAGCAACTGATGCAACGCGACGGCCTGGTGCGCGATTTTGAATATCAGGTGCGGCGGCGCGACGGGTCGATCCTGTGGCTCTCCGACAGCGCGGGCGCCGTTCGCGACGACAGCGGCGCGATCGTCCGCTACGAGGGGACCGTCCGCGACATCACCAACCAGAAGCGCGCGGAAGAAGCGATCGCGGAAGGACGGCGGCTGTTGCAACTCGTGATCGACACCGTTCCCGCGGTCATCAACGTCAAGGACAAGGATCTGCGTTACGTCCTGATGAACCGCTACATGTCGGGCATCTTCGGGATCGAGCCCCGCGATGCGATCGGCCGGACAACGACGGACCTGATGTCGCGCTATGGCGCGCAGAAGACCGACGAAAACGACAGACGGGTCTTGGCGACCGGGAAGGAGCTCGGCTTCTACGAAGACGAATATCGGGATTCCTCCGGCAACCTTCGTTATTGGCTGGTCAACAAGCTGCCGCTGCTTGACGCCGAGGGTCGCGTCGAGAGCATCGTGACGGTTGCGCTCGACATTGCCGAGCGCAAGCGCAGCGAACAGGAGATGCGCGAGGCCAAGGATGCCGCCGAAGCAGCCCTGCGCAATCTGCGCGAGACCCAGAATTCGCTGATCGAAGCGGAAAAGCTCGCGGCGCTCGGCCGTCTGGTGGCCGGCGTCGCCCACGAGGTCAACAATCCCGTCGGCATCAGCCTGACCGTGGCCTCCTCGCTGGAGCGCAAGACGGCCTCCTTCACGGCTGAAGTCGCGCGCGGCGATCTCCGCCGCTCGAGCCTGACGGATTTTCTGGAGGCTGCGCGCGATGCATCGGGTCAGCTAGTCGCCAACCTCAACCGCGCGGCCGAGCTGATCACGTCCTTCAAACAGGTCGCGGCCGACCGCAACTATTCGGACCAGCGGACGTTCGACCTCGGCGATCTTACCGAGCAGGTGGTGATGAGCTTGCGGCCCGGTCTTCGCAAGCACCGGCTTTCGCTCAACGTGGAGTGCGAGCCCAACCTCACCATGAATTCCTACCCCGGTCCCTACGGGCAGGTGCTCACCAACCTGTTTCTCAATGCGGTCGCACATGCCTTTCCGGATGGCCGGGCAGGGACGGTCGACATCAAGGTGCGGGCGGCGGGTGCGGATCATGTCGAGGTCATCTTTGCCGATGATGGCTGCGGCATGAGTCTCGATGTACGGCGGCGCGCTTTCGATCCGTTTTTTACGACCCGCCGCGACCAGGGCGGCACCGGGCTCGGCCTTCACATCGTCTACAGCATCGTCACCAGCCGGCTCGGCGGCCGCCTTGACCTTGATTCCGAACCGGGACGCGGCACGCGTGTTCAAATCGTGTTGCCGCGCGAGGCACCCCTGGAGCACGCCAAGGAAAAAGCGTCCGTGGCCTGAACGGCTCAAAGGCTCAGTTGGACTCGGCCAGCTTGCGAAGCGTCGCCGTGAAGATCTGACTGGCTTTTCCCACCAGCGCCGTGCCGCTCATCTCGGCGGCGGTGTCGGTGAAGGTGCCGGAGACGCCGATGCCGACCGGGTCCGGTCCGCCGAACAGGGGGGTGATGTCCGGGCTTGGCGTGTGACGCTGGACCAGGATTTCTCCCTTGAAGGTATTTTCCTTCACGCTGTAGCTACCGACATAGAACAGGAAGGCATCACCGCCCAGAATCTTGCCGTCGCGAAACAGCACGACGCCGCTGCCCTTGCCGGAGCGGCCGTCCTGCAGGACGACATGGATCGAATACAGCCCATTCCTCATGGCTTGGCGGCGCCAGACCCCATTTGTTTCAGTTTGTTATGCCAAAGCGCGACCTCTGCCGTCAACGCGACAGGTTAGCCAACGACATCTCAGTCTGCCCAAGCTTTATGCGTATTTCTTGTCACGCTCGAGCAATTCGATCGAAATACCCTGCGGCCCGCGGATGAAGCAGATGCGCACGCCCGGCCGAATGGTGTGGGGCTCCTTGGTGAACTCGACGCCCTTGGCCTTGATCTCGGCTGCGACCGCGTCGATGTCCTTGACCGTCAGTCCGAAGTGATCGAGCCCCTGATAGGGCGTGGCCGGCGCTGAATTGACGCCATCACCCGATGTGACGGGTGCAATGAAAACCATCGCGCCGCCGAGCCTGATGTCGATGCGGCCGGGGCCCCGAACGATCTCGCCGCCGAGAACATCTTCAAGCCAGGCGGCGGTGGCCTCCGGATCGGGACTGCGCAAATGAACGTGGTCCCAAGTTACTACCGGCATACTGCTGTCTCCCAACGATGATTTTTGCGCCGCCGTTGTGGCGGAAAGTATTGCGATACGCCAGCGACTTTAGCGGCGAGGCCGCGGCGTGGCTATCCCCAGGGCCCGCGAGCCGCGCGCCCGTTCGCGTTGGAGGTGTCACGCTTTGCTGCAACCAATTTCGGCTTTGTGAGTTGTGATATCGGCGAGGAAGCTGGCCCACTTGGCCTAGGTGGTGCGACGATGACCGATGGTTTTCTCAATATAGATTCGACCGGAATCACCCCGCGTGTCAGTCTGTCTTGGGGACATCATTCAGATCGCGCTGACGATATGCCTGCGGGTTATCTCAGGACAGCAATTGGTTGGTTGCCGGTCGCCGTGATTTTGGCGGCAGCCGGGTCTTTGCCGTTTCTGCATCTCGTTCGGGCGCCCCGTCCGGCCGTGCATCTGGCCGCCGCCGTTTCGGCGAAGCCGGCCTCGACGGTCGGCCTGGCGAAAGAACCCGTTTTCGATCCCGCCACCTCGGAAGCCGTCGTGCCGCAGCAGCCCGCGCCGGTCGACCGTCTGAAGATCGCGTCGCAGTCCTGGCGCAGGGGTGGCCTCGGCTCCAACGCCCTGGTGACGATGACGCTACGCAACGACAACAGCTACTCGGTCAGGAATATCGATATCTCATGCACCTTCCAGCGCCCGGACGGCAGCTATCTGACCAGCCGTTCGCGGACGATCACCGATGTCATCAGCATGAAGAGCCGGAAGACTTTCGCGCGGCTGCATGTCGGGTTCGTCAATGTGTACGCCGCCAAGGCGAAGTGCTCATTGGTCGCGGCAAATCACGTTTAGGTTGACGCCCGCTTCCTGCTCAAAATGACACAAATTGGCCCGGCTTCCGTCGAACCTTTTCCCGTGTTGAGGAACAAATAAAGTAATCGCCGGTTGAGCTTCCGAGCCGTGTTGCCGTGCGGGATGGAGCGCAACCAAATGCCACTGATGCGTTATTTTGCTTTCGTCGGTGGCGCCTTGCTCGCGCTCCTGTTCATCGCGAATGCCTGTTTACCGGCCTTGCCGGCGACGGAAGCTCGCTCGACCGCCGCCACAGATCTTTCCGTCATACGCATTCATTCCAACGCAAAATGGCCGGAGCGTGTGGTCTTCGATACGTCGCGTCCGACCATCGCGCCAGTTCCGGCGCCTGTGCTGGCGGAAGCGGCCCCTGCGCCGCAGCCAGCGAAGGCGGCGGCTACGCCGCCGATAAAAACCGGGGTGCGGGAGGCTTTTGCCCAGGTGCAGACCACCCCCGTCCATGTGGAGCCGAAGCGGAAGCGAAAGTCAGTGGCCAAGAACTACGGGTACGGCGGCCAGCCGCGGATTCTGGTGGCCCAGCAGCGACCTGCCGCATTTTTCGGCAACAACCTCTGGTAAGCGGACGGATCGCTCTTTTAGCGGCGCTGTCGCTGCCTGACGCCGATCCAGGTGCCCGAACATCCGTCGGATCGGTCATAAGTTCCCGAGCCTGAATCCCCCGACAAGCGCCCCTCGGCCGTGAGCGTCATTCCATTGCCGGCGCCAACCGTGTGGATGATCCCCTCCGGCGTGACGTTTCCGCCACCGCCACGGACGATCACCTTACCACCCCTGATAACTGCCGACACCGAGCCCGCACCGCGGCATCCAGCGCCCGTGAAGATCCACCGTCCGTCATAGGGATTGACCTCTGGCGCCGACGGAAACGTGGGGATGTCCACAATTGCCGGAGCCCGGTCTTTCTCCGAATTGGAGAGAAACGCCAGCCGCGTATCGCTGGCGCTGGAGACGGTGACGCCGGGCAGGATGGAAGCGGAGACGAACAGCAGCGCCAGGCATGCCAATCGCGTCGGGTTGAACGTCGTTCGTCCCATTCAATTGCGCCCCCGAGAATGGCCCGATCTATACCATGGGACCGGAGGCTGAAACCAAGGCTGAATCGGCCGTCGCGGGAAGGTCAAGTCACGCAGATTCTCGCCCGCACCCGGATGCTTTCGAACAGATGCAGCCGGGCGCGGCACAAAGAAGCGATCACCACATCGTCGGCGTGCCAAACAACGGCTGACCCTGCTGATTGAAACCGCATTCTCCGGGGACGAAGGCCGGATTGTGCAAACAGGCATTATCGAGCGAACTGTCCCAACTACCTCGCTGACGCCATTTGCTCCAGGCGAGGTAGTCGCAATACTTGCTGTGGGGATTTCCGGCTTCTCTGGTTGCGCAAAAGAGACTCTGGCCGGGATGGGCGGGAGTGGAGACGAGGTGCCGCGCCATCACGGGGGCCGTGAGCGCGCAAAGAAGGGCGGCGGCAGCGCCAAGAAGTCCGAATTTTGTCATGTGTTCCTCCCTGAATTTTCAGGCAAACATGAAGACCAAAGAGTATCCGCGAAATTCCCCCCGCCGTTCCTAAAAGATATTTGAAGCGGAGCGGCTTGCCACAGCCATCCGTTGCGCCCGGCGGCATCTCCGGTCGGCGCGCTAACCGGGTATTAACCCTATAAGTCCATGATCCAAGTCAGTTTTGGGTGGGCAATCGCGGACGGAGCCGTCGCTGAAGCGCTCACGCGACGGCTCCGTCGTTTGTTGATGATCTGAGGCTGATGCAAGTGACCAACGCATTGGAAACACAGCCAGAGGCAGAAACGCCGGACAAAGGAAAGCAGCTTGAGGCTGCAAACCAAAACATGCCATCCAGCCGCAAATCGATCTTGCTGCTGGCCTTGTTTGCTTTGATCCTCAACGGTGGGGCCGCCATCTACACGCTGCCGTCCTTCGAGATTGCCATGCCGGATTTCAACGGCATGGTGGCCGAACTGCTTCCTCACGCGTCAGCGCCGATACCGGATCCGATCGTCACCGCGGCGCTGAAGGATATTCAGTCGACGCACCTGCAATATCTGGCCGCGATGCAGGAAAGCGGAGCCTCGATTGCGCACAACACGATCCTGTTGCAGCGCGGGGCCGCGACCCTCGATTCCCTGAAGCAGGGCCTGGCGGCTCAACAAACCGACGTGAAGAAGCTTACGGCTCAGCTCTACGTATTGGCGGCGAAGGTCGACACGTTACAGAGTGCCGTGACGCCGGAGACGACCGGCTCACTGCCGCAGATGCGGGGCCGCGCCCGTTTGTCGGCGCTGGCGCGCAAGAAAACGGTGCGGCTGCCCAAGCCGGCCGGACCTGTCTCGGTTGGTGGCGCACCGCTTAGCTTCGCTCCCCCACCGCCGACGCGACCCGCGGTACAAAATCCGGAAGGCTAGGGCACGGCAAGCCGAACCGAATGCCGTCGGCCGATCAGGCTAGCGTTCAAAGCTCGTTCTGGAATAGCCCGGCACCTAATGCGCGCCCTTCAATGTACATGACGTTGTACATGTGGTTGTGGTGCCGTGGTCGCATTTCCTGCAGGCGGCCACGCACTGATCGAGTATTTTGGGACTGTAGTTGGCGATCAGGTCTTTCGCGCAACT comes from the Bradyrhizobium erythrophlei genome and includes:
- a CDS encoding PAS domain S-box protein, which codes for MFRRTKSVSFSIGQLTFGSFALLLAMIAMTSIASVVAIRHIDATFAELQHLQSLGEAAEEIDRRTKELRLAARDFVTDPAASGRVKEAATSLSTLLKNTRLQLAPEQREMIDGVSQRLVNYEEGIERITALISRRAELVLALPPVRGRFEQAISDIPDRAVARQLFRAQNQVTAALLAHDPAATEQSARLMKSVVIDDPTLRGATDAYADAVLSISSTEGQIARLDREVLGTEGQMISRVTDLLRDLGDRRGRVLARDFARTLASDKWQSILLGFAGVLIGLAAALFVVRQTVRPLKAIATAIRALAGGEKDTSIPATEVKNEIGDIARAAEVFRRSLVDADAAREAAIRALAEQRLAEESYRKLFEGSVEGIYVTTPGGEILNANPSLARMMGYGSPEALIRGISDISHGVYLDARARQQYQQLMQRDGLVRDFEYQVRRRDGSILWLSDSAGAVRDDSGAIVRYEGTVRDITNQKRAEEAIAEGRRLLQLVIDTVPAVINVKDKDLRYVLMNRYMSGIFGIEPRDAIGRTTTDLMSRYGAQKTDENDRRVLATGKELGFYEDEYRDSSGNLRYWLVNKLPLLDAEGRVESIVTVALDIAERKRSEQEMREAKDAAEAALRNLRETQNSLIEAEKLAALGRLVAGVAHEVNNPVGISLTVASSLERKTASFTAEVARGDLRRSSLTDFLEAARDASGQLVANLNRAAELITSFKQVAADRNYSDQRTFDLGDLTEQVVMSLRPGLRKHRLSLNVECEPNLTMNSYPGPYGQVLTNLFLNAVAHAFPDGRAGTVDIKVRAAGADHVEVIFADDGCGMSLDVRRRAFDPFFTTRRDQGGTGLGLHIVYSIVTSRLGGRLDLDSEPGRGTRVQIVLPREAPLEHAKEKASVA
- a CDS encoding Bug family tripartite tricarboxylate transporter substrate binding protein; translation: MRKRLGAMMAAWLLAAVCCATASAQENFPNRPIRLINPYSVGSVADVFGRIVTQHMAEQWKASIIVESKSGANGSIAAEDVARAEGDGYTWLLVTTFFTTSPSLNLVMRWDPVRDFTPIGMICQAPNVFIVPSSLAVKNVAEFIALAKSKPGVLNYGHPGKGSTGHLGFELFKRLAGIEVNPIGYRGYPQMTADIAGGLLNSSFFSTNQALALTQTGNIRIIASIGGGRSKYFPDVPTMAEQGFAEAQVTPWFGIVVPSKTPAWIIAKISQALEAAVAAPDVREKLDLAGCSAKSAPLSEFAAVIKSDIALWAKVVKDAGIPAD
- a CDS encoding GrlR family regulatory protein, with protein sequence MRNGLYSIHVVLQDGRSGKGSGVVLFRDGKILGGDAFLFYVGSYSVKENTFKGEILVQRHTPSPDITPLFGGPDPVGIGVSGTFTDTAAEMSGTALVGKASQIFTATLRKLAESN
- a CDS encoding DMT family transporter, with amino-acid sequence MTEASNVETTTIKKGAREAALGFELALLLLLATLWGGSYTFIKLGVATIPPITLIAGRTLIAGLLLLIIMRWRRVRLPADGPTWRRFLFQACLNSVIPWTLIAWAERSVDAGLATILNSTSPIFTFFLTIAIAHQDRPTFRKLFGVVAGMAGICLIIGTQALHGLGEQLVAQIAIVTATVCYAGGAVFSRGFKGLDPMAPAAGSLLCGAAVLLPVSLIVERPWTIVPSTTSVLALLGLAIFSTAIAFVIYFRLIQTLGSVGTTAQAYLRVPIGVALGVLLLGETLSPNAWIGLACVVIGVAAMTIPARKPAGSA
- a CDS encoding VOC family protein, with amino-acid sequence MPVVTWDHVHLRSPDPEATAAWLEDVLGGEIVRGPGRIDIRLGGAMVFIAPVTSGDGVNSAPATPYQGLDHFGLTVKDIDAVAAEIKAKGVEFTKEPHTIRPGVRICFIRGPQGISIELLERDKKYA
- a CDS encoding NUDIX hydrolase — encoded protein: MTEVAAARPASTILLLRDGLQGEIEVFMMVRHHEIEFSSGALVFPGGGVDAGDREIIARSELYAGGEGCDADGLSFRIAAIRETFEESGILLARPRGSKDLVEAKLAADIAARYRTAVAERKTTFLDVLGESGMVLALDELVPYARWITPEAMPKRYDTWFFLAAAPPDQLGAHDGRESTDSLWLSPREAVAGGESGRFKLPFPTTRNLIKLGKQPDVRAAIADAKKNSVVTVMPVLTRLNGSRQLRIPLEAGYDGELFEM